The following proteins are co-located in the Citrobacter freundii ATCC 8090 = MTCC 1658 = NBRC 12681 genome:
- the ydcS gene encoding putative ABC transporter substrate-binding protein YdcS, which yields MSKQLALSSLCAFSMTLMTAQAAEPPTSLDKPEGRLDIIAWPGYIERGQTDKQYDWVSQFEKDTGCAVNVKTAATSDEMVSLMAKGGYDLVTASGDASLRLIMGKRVQPINTALIPNWKTLDPRVVKGEWFNVGGKVYGTPYQWGPNLLMYNTKTFPTPPDSWNVVFVEQNLPDGKSNKGRVQAYDGPIYIADAALFVKATQPQLGITDPYQLTEKQYQAVIKVLSDQHALIHRYWHDTTVQMSDFKNEGVVASSAWPYQANALKGEGQPIATVFPKEGVTGWADTTMLHSEAKHPVCAYKWMNWSLTPKVQGDVAAWFGSLPVVPEGCKASPLLGEKGCETNGYSYFDKIAFWKTPIAEGGKFVPYSRWTQDYIAIMGGR from the coding sequence ATGAGCAAGCAACTTGCCCTCAGTAGCCTGTGTGCCTTCAGCATGACGCTGATGACTGCGCAGGCAGCCGAACCCCCCACATCATTAGATAAACCGGAAGGCCGCCTGGATATTATTGCCTGGCCGGGTTATATCGAACGTGGGCAAACCGATAAACAATATGACTGGGTCTCGCAGTTTGAGAAAGATACCGGCTGTGCGGTCAATGTAAAAACGGCGGCCACCTCTGATGAGATGGTCAGCCTGATGGCTAAAGGCGGTTACGACCTGGTAACCGCTTCTGGTGATGCCTCACTGCGCCTGATAATGGGAAAACGCGTTCAGCCGATTAATACTGCGCTGATCCCTAACTGGAAAACCCTTGATCCGCGAGTAGTAAAAGGGGAGTGGTTTAACGTTGGCGGTAAAGTTTACGGTACGCCATACCAGTGGGGACCAAACCTGCTGATGTATAACACCAAAACCTTCCCAACGCCGCCGGACAGCTGGAACGTGGTATTCGTTGAACAAAATCTGCCTGACGGGAAAAGCAATAAAGGTCGCGTTCAGGCTTACGATGGCCCGATCTATATTGCCGACGCCGCATTATTCGTTAAAGCCACCCAGCCGCAGTTGGGTATTACCGACCCCTATCAGCTCACTGAAAAACAGTATCAGGCGGTGATCAAAGTCCTGAGCGATCAGCACGCGTTGATCCATCGCTATTGGCACGATACCACCGTGCAAATGAGCGATTTCAAAAACGAAGGCGTAGTGGCGTCAAGCGCCTGGCCTTATCAGGCTAACGCCTTGAAAGGCGAAGGTCAGCCAATTGCCACGGTCTTCCCAAAAGAGGGGGTTACCGGATGGGCTGATACCACCATGCTGCACAGTGAAGCGAAACACCCGGTTTGCGCTTACAAATGGATGAACTGGTCATTAACCCCGAAAGTACAGGGCGACGTAGCCGCCTGGTTTGGTTCTCTGCCAGTGGTGCCTGAAGGTTGTAAAGCCAGCCCGTTACTGGGTGAAAAAGGCTGTGAAACCAACGGCTATAGCTATTTCGACAAAATTGCCTTCTGGAAAACGCCGATTGCCGAAGGTGGAAAATTCGTTCCTTACAGTCGCTGGACGCAGGATTACATCGCCATTATGGGTGGTCGTTAA
- a CDS encoding PLP-dependent aminotransferase family protein: MKKYQRLAEQIRDQIASGVWQPGDRLPSLREQVVSSGMSFMTVGHAYQLLESQGRIIARPQSGYYVAARPERELAAPQVQVMRDEAVDINTYIFDMLQASRDASVMPFASAFPDPRLFPLQQLNRSLAQVSKTATAMSVIENLPPGNAELRHAIARRYAQQGMTISPDEIVITTGALEALNLSLQAVTEPGDWVIVENPCFYGALQALERLRLKALSVATDVNEGIDLAALEQALQEYPVKACWLMTNSQNPLGFTLSAEKKARLVALLEKYHVMLIEDDVYSELYFGREKPLPAKAWDRADSVLHCSSFSKCLVPGFRIGWVAAGKHARRIQRLQLMSTLSTSSPMQLALVDYLSTRRYDAHLRRLRRQLAERKQQAWQTLLRHLPAEVKIHHNDSGYFLWLELPEPLDAGVLSTHALAHHISIAPGKMFSTSGSWTRFFRFNTAWHWGEREELAVKQLGKLIREMMK, encoded by the coding sequence ATGAAAAAGTACCAGCGACTGGCAGAGCAAATTCGCGATCAAATTGCGTCTGGCGTATGGCAGCCAGGCGATCGCTTGCCTTCCTTGCGTGAGCAAGTGGTCAGCAGCGGAATGAGTTTTATGACCGTCGGACACGCATACCAGTTGCTGGAAAGCCAGGGGCGGATTATCGCCCGGCCGCAGTCTGGTTATTATGTCGCCGCGCGCCCCGAACGTGAACTGGCAGCGCCGCAGGTACAGGTCATGCGCGACGAAGCGGTGGATATCAATACCTATATTTTTGATATGTTGCAGGCCAGCCGGGATGCGTCAGTGATGCCCTTTGCCTCAGCATTCCCCGACCCGCGTTTGTTTCCACTTCAACAGTTGAACCGCTCGTTGGCGCAGGTGAGTAAAACCGCCACCGCCATGAGTGTGATTGAAAACCTGCCGCCGGGGAATGCTGAGCTGCGTCATGCCATTGCCCGTCGCTATGCTCAACAGGGGATGACCATTTCGCCGGACGAAATCGTCATCACCACCGGCGCGCTGGAAGCCCTCAACCTGAGCCTGCAAGCTGTCACTGAACCGGGTGACTGGGTGATTGTCGAAAACCCCTGTTTTTACGGAGCGTTGCAGGCCCTGGAGCGATTACGTCTGAAGGCGCTGTCGGTAGCCACCGACGTTAACGAGGGGATCGATCTTGCCGCGTTGGAGCAGGCGTTACAGGAGTACCCGGTAAAAGCCTGCTGGCTAATGACCAACAGCCAAAATCCGCTGGGTTTTACGCTCAGCGCAGAGAAAAAGGCGCGTCTGGTTGCCTTGTTGGAAAAATACCACGTAATGCTGATTGAAGATGATGTTTACAGCGAGCTGTACTTTGGCCGCGAAAAACCGCTACCTGCCAAAGCCTGGGATCGCGCCGACAGCGTTCTGCATTGTTCGTCTTTCTCGAAGTGTCTGGTGCCAGGATTTCGTATTGGCTGGGTGGCTGCAGGGAAACATGCCCGGCGTATTCAGCGGCTCCAGCTAATGAGTACTTTATCTACCAGTTCGCCCATGCAGCTTGCACTTGTTGATTATCTTTCAACCCGGCGCTATGACGCGCATTTGCGACGCTTGCGTCGGCAGTTGGCGGAACGTAAACAACAGGCCTGGCAAACGCTGCTGCGTCATCTTCCGGCGGAAGTCAAAATTCACCACAACGACAGCGGTTATTTTCTGTGGCTGGAGCTGCCGGAACCGCTTGATGCTGGTGTGCTCAGTACCCATGCGCTGGCACACCACATCAGCATTGCGCCGGGGAAAATGTTCTCGACCTCGGGAAGCTGGACACGTTTTTTTCGTTTTAATACTGCATGGCACTGGGGAGAGCGCGAAGAGCTGGCCGTAAAACAGCTTGGCAAATTAATTCGTGAAATGATGAAATAA
- a CDS encoding cytochrome ubiquinol oxidase subunit I, with protein sequence MFGLDAFHLARIQFAFTVSFHIIFPAITIGLASYLAVLEGLWLKTKNPTWRSLYHFWSKIFAVNFGMGVVSGLVMAYQFGTNWSGFSEFAGSITGPLLTYEVLTAFFLEAGFLGVMLFGWNRVGPGLHFFATCMVALGTIISTFWILASNSWMQTPQGYEIVNGQVVPVDWFAVIFNPSFPYRLLHMSVAAFLSSALFVAASGAWHLLRGNNTPAIRAMFSMALWMTLIVAPLQALIGDMHGLNTLKHQPAKIAAIEGHWENPPGEPTPLLLFGWPDMEQERTRYGLEIPALGSLILTHSLDKQVPALKEFPKEDRPNSTMVFWSFRIMAGLGMLMILLGAFALWLRYKQRLYTSRPFLRFALWMGPSGLIAILAGWVTTEVGRQPWVVYGLQRTADAVSAHGNLHMSISLLSFFVVYSSVFGVGYSYMIRLIRKGPHEDDPTIPPTGTPARPLSAAVLDSQPEAHR encoded by the coding sequence ATGTTCGGTCTTGACGCGTTTCACCTGGCGAGGATCCAGTTCGCGTTTACGGTATCCTTTCACATCATCTTTCCGGCCATTACCATCGGCCTCGCCAGTTATCTGGCAGTACTTGAGGGGTTATGGCTAAAGACGAAAAATCCCACCTGGCGTTCGCTATACCATTTCTGGTCGAAAATATTCGCCGTAAACTTTGGTATGGGTGTAGTTTCCGGGCTGGTGATGGCTTATCAGTTCGGTACCAACTGGAGTGGTTTTTCCGAGTTCGCCGGTAGCATCACCGGGCCGCTTCTGACCTATGAAGTGCTCACCGCCTTCTTTCTTGAAGCGGGCTTCCTTGGGGTAATGCTGTTTGGCTGGAACCGGGTTGGCCCAGGGCTTCACTTCTTTGCCACCTGCATGGTCGCACTGGGTACCATTATTTCAACCTTCTGGATCCTCGCCTCTAACAGCTGGATGCAGACACCGCAAGGCTATGAAATAGTTAACGGCCAGGTCGTTCCCGTTGACTGGTTCGCCGTTATTTTCAATCCTTCATTCCCTTATCGTTTACTGCATATGTCCGTTGCCGCTTTCCTCAGCAGCGCGTTGTTTGTCGCAGCGTCGGGGGCATGGCATTTATTGCGCGGGAATAACACCCCGGCTATTCGCGCAATGTTCTCAATGGCGCTATGGATGACGTTAATCGTCGCCCCGCTGCAGGCTTTGATTGGCGATATGCACGGTTTGAATACGCTGAAGCATCAGCCGGCAAAAATTGCTGCGATTGAAGGGCACTGGGAAAATCCGCCCGGCGAACCAACCCCGCTACTACTTTTCGGCTGGCCGGATATGGAGCAGGAACGCACCCGCTATGGGCTGGAAATTCCTGCCCTGGGTAGTCTGATCCTGACCCATAGCCTTGACAAACAGGTCCCGGCACTAAAAGAGTTTCCTAAAGAAGACAGGCCTAACTCAACGATGGTGTTCTGGTCGTTTCGCATAATGGCCGGGCTAGGCATGCTGATGATCCTGCTGGGCGCTTTTGCCCTGTGGCTGCGCTATAAGCAGCGTTTATACACCTCGCGCCCTTTCCTGCGCTTTGCCTTGTGGATGGGCCCCTCAGGTCTGATTGCCATCCTTGCCGGTTGGGTGACCACTGAAGTTGGCCGTCAACCGTGGGTGGTTTACGGTCTGCAACGTACGGCGGATGCGGTTTCCGCACATGGTAATTTACATATGAGCATCAGCCTGCTGTCCTTCTTTGTGGTGTACAGCTCAGTGTTCGGTGTGGGTTACAGCTACATGATACGCCTGATCCGCAAGGGGCCACATGAAGATGACCCAACAATTCCGCCAACCGGCACGCCTGCCCGGCCGCTTTCGGCTGCCGTCCTTGATTCTCAACCGGAGGCTCATCGCTAA
- the cydB gene encoding cytochrome d ubiquinol oxidase subunit II codes for MGIDLSVIWFVIIVFATLMYIVMDGFDLGIGILFPAIRDADDRDVMVNSVAPVWDGNETWLVLGGAGLFGAFPLAYAVIVDALTIPLTLMLIGLIFRGVAFEFRFKATPAHRPFWDKAFLSGSILATFTQGVVVGAVLNGFSVTGRSYSGGPFDWLTPFTLFCGVGLVVAYALLGATWLVMKSENPLQDKMRRVAKKLLLAMLIVIAIISLWTPLAHSAIAERWFSLPNLWFLMPVPLLVALISIWLWRSLGQHNCHTLPFVLTLGLIFLGFSGLGISIWPHIIPPSITLWQAAAPAQSQGFMLVGALLIIPIILVYTFWSYYVFRGKVQHGEGYH; via the coding sequence ATGGGTATCGATTTATCAGTTATCTGGTTTGTGATTATCGTGTTCGCCACGCTGATGTATATCGTGATGGACGGTTTTGATCTCGGGATTGGCATTTTATTCCCCGCGATTCGGGACGCTGATGACCGCGATGTGATGGTTAACAGCGTCGCTCCCGTATGGGATGGGAATGAAACCTGGCTGGTGCTGGGCGGGGCCGGGTTATTTGGCGCGTTCCCGCTGGCCTATGCGGTGATTGTCGATGCGCTGACGATCCCATTGACCCTGATGCTAATCGGCCTGATTTTTCGCGGCGTCGCGTTTGAGTTTCGCTTCAAGGCCACGCCGGCGCATCGACCATTCTGGGATAAAGCCTTTCTCAGCGGTTCAATTCTGGCGACATTCACCCAGGGCGTGGTGGTGGGTGCCGTACTCAACGGATTTTCCGTTACCGGACGCAGCTACAGCGGCGGTCCTTTCGACTGGTTGACCCCGTTCACGTTGTTCTGCGGCGTTGGCCTGGTTGTAGCCTATGCCCTGCTGGGGGCGACATGGCTGGTGATGAAAAGTGAAAATCCGTTGCAGGATAAAATGCGTCGCGTGGCCAAAAAACTGCTGCTGGCAATGTTGATTGTGATTGCCATTATCAGCCTGTGGACACCACTGGCGCATAGCGCGATTGCCGAGCGTTGGTTTAGTCTGCCCAACCTATGGTTCCTGATGCCGGTTCCGCTGCTGGTTGCGCTTATCAGCATCTGGCTGTGGCGTTCGCTGGGGCAACATAACTGCCATACGCTGCCTTTTGTATTGACACTGGGGCTGATTTTCCTCGGGTTTAGCGGGCTGGGGATCAGTATCTGGCCACACATCATTCCGCCGTCCATTACGCTCTGGCAAGCGGCGGCTCCGGCGCAAAGTCAGGGCTTTATGTTGGTTGGCGCACTGCTGATTATCCCGATAATCCTGGTGTACACCTTCTGGAGCTACTACGTTTTCCGCGGCAAAGTTCAACATGGTGAGGGGTATCATTGA
- a CDS encoding DUF2474 domain-containing protein: protein MQQTIWKRLMWLVILWGGSVLALAAVGMFFRLLMTAAGFKS from the coding sequence ATGCAACAAACAATCTGGAAACGCCTGATGTGGCTGGTGATCCTCTGGGGCGGCAGCGTGCTGGCCCTCGCCGCTGTTGGTATGTTCTTTCGTCTCCTGATGACGGCCGCCGGATTTAAGTCCTGA
- a CDS encoding DUF2554 family protein yields the protein MFKKGLTVLLLASALFSGQLFATNQGHEYLQVQDADHLLRHTADSDELRVTAEESAADLRERHHWQKSRKPDTHLS from the coding sequence ATGTTTAAGAAAGGGTTAACAGTGTTATTGCTGGCCAGCGCGCTTTTTTCCGGTCAACTTTTCGCTACTAATCAGGGACATGAATATCTTCAGGTGCAGGATGCCGATCATTTACTACGACACACGGCCGACAGTGATGAGCTGCGAGTGACGGCGGAAGAATCCGCCGCCGATCTTCGTGAACGCCATCACTGGCAAAAATCACGCAAACCCGATACGCATCTGAGCTAA
- a CDS encoding peptidase U32 family protein: MRQQPHHLELLSPARDTAIAREAILHGADAVYIGGPGFGARHNASNSLKDIAELVPFAHRYGAKIFVTLNTILHDDELEPAQRLITDLYQTGVDALIVQDMGILELDIPPIELHASTQCDIRSVEKAKFLADVGFTQIVLARELSLEQINAIHQATDATIEFFIHGALCVAYSGQCYISHAQTGRSANRGDCSQACRLPYTLKDDQGRVVSYEKHLLSMKDNDQTANLGALIDAGVRSFKIEGRYKDMSYVKNITAHYRQMLDAIIEERGDLARSSAGRTEHFFTPSTEKTFHRGSTDYFVNARKGDIGAFDSPKFIGLPVGEVLKVAKDHLDVEVTEPLANGDGLNVLIKREVVGFRANTVEKTGNNRYRVWPNEMPADLHKVRPHHPLNRNLDHNWQQALTKTSSERRVAIDIELGGWQEQLILTLTSEEGVSITHTLDGQFEEANNAEKALSNLQDGLAKLGQTMYYARNIQVNLPGALFVPNGQLNQLRREAVDMLDAARLQSYKRGSRKPVSQPAPVYPQTHLSFLANVYNQKAREFYHRYGVQLIDAAYEAHEEKGEVPVMITKHCLRFAFNLCPKQAKGNIKSWKATPMQLVNGDEVLTLKFDCRPCEMHVIGKMKHHILKMPLPGSVVASVSPEELMKTLPKRKVNR; the protein is encoded by the coding sequence ATGCGCCAGCAGCCTCATCACCTTGAATTGTTAAGCCCGGCTCGGGATACCGCCATTGCGCGCGAAGCCATTTTGCACGGCGCAGACGCCGTTTACATTGGTGGACCGGGTTTTGGCGCGCGCCATAACGCCAGTAATAGCCTGAAAGATATCGCCGAACTGGTGCCTTTCGCCCATCGCTATGGGGCGAAAATCTTTGTGACGCTAAATACTATCTTGCACGATGATGAACTGGAACCCGCGCAGCGGTTAATTACCGATTTGTATCAGACCGGTGTTGATGCTCTGATCGTACAGGATATGGGGATTCTGGAACTGGATATTCCCCCGATTGAACTGCATGCCAGCACCCAATGTGATATTCGCAGCGTTGAGAAGGCGAAATTTCTTGCTGATGTCGGATTCACCCAGATTGTCCTTGCGCGCGAACTGAGCCTTGAGCAAATTAACGCCATCCATCAGGCTACCGATGCGACCATTGAGTTTTTCATTCACGGCGCGCTGTGCGTTGCCTATTCAGGTCAGTGTTATATTTCACATGCGCAAACCGGACGCAGTGCTAACCGTGGCGACTGTTCCCAGGCTTGCCGTCTGCCGTATACCCTGAAAGACGATCAGGGACGCGTGGTGTCCTATGAAAAACACCTGCTGTCGATGAAAGACAACGATCAGACCGCCAACCTCGGCGCATTGATTGACGCAGGTGTGCGTTCCTTCAAAATTGAAGGGCGCTATAAGGACATGAGTTATGTAAAGAATATTACCGCGCATTATCGCCAGATGCTCGATGCCATCATTGAAGAGCGCGGCGACCTGGCCCGTTCATCAGCGGGACGTACCGAACATTTCTTTACCCCATCCACGGAGAAAACCTTCCATCGTGGCAGCACCGATTATTTTGTGAATGCCCGTAAAGGGGATATCGGCGCATTCGACTCACCAAAGTTTATCGGTTTGCCGGTCGGCGAAGTCCTGAAGGTGGCGAAAGATCATCTCGATGTTGAGGTGACAGAACCGCTGGCTAACGGGGATGGCCTGAACGTGTTAATCAAACGTGAGGTTGTTGGATTCCGCGCCAACACCGTGGAAAAAACGGGGAACAATCGTTATCGGGTATGGCCGAATGAAATGCCTGCCGATCTGCACAAAGTGCGTCCGCATCATCCGCTGAATCGCAACCTCGATCATAACTGGCAGCAAGCGTTAACCAAAACCTCCAGCGAACGCCGTGTTGCGATCGATATTGAGCTCGGCGGCTGGCAGGAGCAGTTGATTCTGACGCTCACCAGTGAAGAGGGCGTGAGCATTACCCATACGCTGGATGGCCAGTTTGAGGAAGCGAACAATGCGGAAAAAGCGTTGAGTAACCTACAGGACGGACTGGCAAAACTTGGGCAGACGATGTACTACGCCCGCAATATTCAGGTGAATCTGCCGGGCGCGCTGTTCGTGCCAAACGGTCAACTAAATCAGTTAAGACGTGAAGCCGTTGATATGCTGGATGCAGCGCGCCTGCAAAGCTATAAGCGCGGTAGCCGCAAACCAGTATCCCAGCCAGCGCCGGTTTATCCGCAAACGCACTTGAGTTTCCTGGCTAACGTCTACAACCAAAAAGCGCGTGAGTTTTATCACCGTTATGGCGTTCAGTTGATTGATGCAGCCTATGAAGCGCATGAAGAAAAGGGCGAAGTACCGGTGATGATCACCAAACATTGCCTGCGTTTCGCCTTTAACCTGTGTCCGAAACAGGCGAAAGGGAACATCAAGAGCTGGAAAGCGACACCGATGCAACTGGTTAACGGCGATGAAGTCCTGACGCTGAAATTTGATTGCCGACCGTGCGAAATGCACGTGATCGGCAAGATGAAACATCACATTCTGAAGATGCCGTTGCCGGGTAGCGTCGTGGCTTCGGTCAGTCCGGAAGAACTGATGAAGACACTGCCGAAGCGTAAGGTTAATCGTTAG
- a CDS encoding helix-turn-helix domain-containing protein, which produces MDNLTHYLATTLRTLRHQREWSLSRLAEETGVSKAMLGQIERNESSPTVATLWKIATGLNVPFSTFISPPESDGTLTFDPQQQAMVVTPLFPWDPQLCFDHFSILLAPGALSESTPHETGVIEHVVVINGLLDMCIEGQWRTLKSGEGVRFAGDMAHSYRNSSEQTVHFHSLIHYPRS; this is translated from the coding sequence ATGGACAACTTAACCCACTATCTGGCCACAACGCTCAGGACATTACGTCACCAGCGGGAATGGAGTCTTTCGCGTCTGGCGGAGGAAACTGGCGTCTCAAAAGCGATGCTGGGGCAGATTGAACGTAATGAATCCAGTCCAACGGTGGCGACATTGTGGAAAATTGCCACTGGGCTGAACGTCCCGTTTTCAACGTTTATTTCACCACCAGAGTCAGACGGCACGCTAACATTCGATCCCCAGCAGCAGGCAATGGTCGTCACGCCGTTGTTCCCGTGGGATCCTCAACTGTGCTTCGATCATTTTTCGATACTATTGGCGCCCGGCGCGCTCAGTGAATCTACTCCGCATGAGACCGGCGTAATAGAGCACGTGGTGGTGATTAATGGTCTGCTGGATATGTGTATTGAGGGGCAGTGGCGCACCCTTAAATCTGGTGAGGGTGTCCGTTTCGCCGGAGATATGGCACACAGTTACCGTAACAGCAGCGAACAAACGGTGCACTTTCATTCGCTGATCCATTACCCGCGCAGTTAA
- a CDS encoding benzoate/H(+) symporter BenE family transporter has protein sequence MRAFSIPLPTVLSGFVAVLVGYASSAAIIWQAALAAGATTGQIAGWMTALGLAMGVSTLVLTLWYRAPVLTAWSTPGAALLVTGLHGVSIQDAIGVFIVANALIVLCGVTGLFARLMKIIPHSLASAMLAGILLRFGLQAFNSLNSELILCGSMLVAWLVLKVIAPRYAVIAAMLVGIAIALMKGDIVTNDVNLSPVIPAFITPHFSLAHSISIALPLFLVTMASQNAPGIATMKASGYSLPVSPLIVFTGLLALLFSPFGVYSICIAAITAAICQSPEAHPDANRRWLAAAAAGVFYLLAGVFGGSVTGLMAALPVSWIQMLAGLALLGTISGSLYQALHNEAERDAAIVTFLVTASGLTVFGIGSAFWGLVVGGICYAVLTLFRRA, from the coding sequence ATGCGTGCATTCTCCATCCCCCTGCCCACTGTATTATCGGGTTTTGTGGCGGTCCTGGTTGGCTATGCCAGTTCGGCGGCCATTATCTGGCAAGCGGCACTCGCCGCAGGTGCGACTACCGGGCAAATTGCAGGTTGGATGACCGCACTGGGGTTAGCAATGGGGGTCAGTACGCTGGTGCTGACATTGTGGTATCGCGCTCCTGTACTTACCGCATGGTCAACGCCCGGTGCCGCGCTGCTGGTGACGGGCCTGCACGGGGTATCTATTCAGGATGCCATCGGCGTTTTTATCGTGGCTAACGCGCTGATTGTGCTGTGCGGCGTAACCGGACTGTTTGCCCGCCTGATGAAAATCATTCCCCACTCGCTGGCATCTGCCATGTTGGCTGGGATCTTACTGCGTTTTGGTTTGCAGGCATTTAATAGCCTGAACAGTGAGCTTATTTTGTGCGGTAGTATGCTGGTGGCATGGCTGGTGCTAAAAGTTATTGCCCCAAGATATGCCGTTATCGCTGCGATGTTAGTGGGTATTGCCATCGCCTTGATGAAAGGTGACATTGTCACTAATGATGTTAATCTGTCACCGGTTATCCCAGCGTTTATTACCCCGCACTTTTCATTAGCCCACAGTATCAGCATTGCACTACCGTTATTTCTGGTCACTATGGCTTCGCAAAATGCCCCTGGTATTGCGACCATGAAAGCATCAGGATATTCGTTACCCGTTTCCCCTCTGATTGTTTTTACGGGTCTACTGGCGCTGCTATTTTCACCTTTTGGCGTCTATTCCATCTGCATCGCCGCCATAACCGCCGCAATTTGCCAAAGTCCTGAAGCGCATCCGGATGCAAATCGGCGCTGGCTCGCCGCAGCGGCAGCAGGCGTCTTCTATCTTCTGGCTGGGGTGTTTGGCGGTTCGGTTACAGGACTGATGGCAGCCCTGCCCGTAAGCTGGATCCAGATGCTTGCTGGTCTTGCATTACTCGGCACGATTAGCGGTAGTTTATATCAAGCCTTACATAATGAAGCTGAACGCGATGCGGCCATCGTAACTTTTCTGGTTACGGCCAGTGGTCTGACGGTATTTGGCATTGGGTCTGCATTCTGGGGGCTGGTTGTCGGCGGTATTTGCTACGCAGTGTTGACGTTATTTCGCCGCGCGTAG
- a CDS encoding AraC family transcriptional regulator, producing MSQPYGAFENLRKHNAVLHESVALHSGIQLAAWSNKRDTITQYCDHHTLSLYIADGYESYHKTAGGWKNGGGPDRFCLMPKESESSWDIRDDLSFVHLYCTDAHLREVGEKVWDKSPYSFTLDEHTFGSDPGITAVYRQFLLGNDWLQPANHLTLSAASSLLLTHLIQHYSNVQWRLPVVTGGLAPATLRNVLAYIEAHLAYPITLSDLAGEAALSEFHFARMFRQSMNMAPHQYVMQRRMALAQQLVCYSSRSLSDIAMACGFSSASHFSNRFKQVTGKTPTQLRAAK from the coding sequence ATGTCTCAGCCCTACGGTGCCTTTGAAAACTTACGCAAACACAATGCCGTGCTGCATGAATCAGTTGCGTTACATTCGGGGATCCAACTGGCTGCCTGGTCAAACAAGCGCGACACCATTACCCAGTATTGCGATCACCACACGCTCAGTTTATACATCGCGGATGGCTACGAGAGTTATCACAAAACGGCGGGAGGCTGGAAGAATGGCGGCGGACCGGATCGTTTTTGCCTGATGCCAAAAGAGAGCGAATCCAGTTGGGATATTCGCGACGATCTTTCCTTTGTTCATCTCTATTGTACCGACGCTCACCTGCGCGAAGTGGGTGAAAAAGTCTGGGACAAAAGCCCCTATAGCTTCACGCTGGACGAGCATACTTTTGGCAGCGACCCGGGGATCACGGCGGTTTACCGTCAGTTTTTACTTGGTAACGACTGGCTGCAACCCGCTAATCACCTCACGCTTAGCGCGGCATCTTCACTACTGTTAACGCATCTGATCCAGCATTACAGCAACGTTCAATGGCGACTTCCCGTTGTTACCGGAGGGCTTGCACCTGCCACCTTGCGCAACGTGCTGGCCTATATTGAAGCACATCTGGCGTATCCCATAACGTTGAGCGATCTGGCTGGTGAGGCAGCGCTAAGCGAATTCCATTTTGCCAGAATGTTTCGCCAGTCGATGAATATGGCGCCGCATCAGTACGTCATGCAACGCCGTATGGCACTGGCGCAGCAACTGGTCTGTTATTCATCACGCAGCCTGTCGGATATTGCAATGGCCTGCGGATTTAGCTCGGCGAGTCATTTCAGTAACCGGTTTAAACAAGTGACAGGTAAAACACCAACGCAGCTACGCGCGGCGAAATAA